In the genome of Opitutia bacterium KCR 482, one region contains:
- a CDS encoding DUF2062 domain-containing protein, whose amino-acid sequence MKRYIKRKYLQLYRKIVHEKASPEYIARGWAVGMFFGCLLPFGVQLFFSVPAAFLLRGSKIGAVVGTFITNHFTIFLIYPLQCYFGSMLIGNPLSYGDITSAMSEVLDKQDWNSLLALGGNLVAAFFAGGFVFAAATTPITYFGIKKLVEKYRNKNAKQAAAK is encoded by the coding sequence TTGAAAAGATACATAAAAAGGAAATACCTCCAACTCTACCGCAAAATCGTGCACGAAAAGGCGTCGCCCGAATACATCGCGCGCGGCTGGGCGGTGGGAATGTTTTTCGGCTGCCTGCTGCCGTTCGGCGTGCAGCTTTTCTTCTCCGTGCCCGCGGCGTTTCTGCTGCGCGGGAGCAAAATCGGGGCGGTCGTGGGAACGTTCATCACAAACCACTTCACGATTTTCCTGATTTACCCGCTGCAATGCTATTTCGGCTCGATGCTGATCGGCAACCCGCTTTCGTACGGCGACATCACAAGCGCGATGTCGGAAGTTCTCGACAAGCAGGATTGGAACTCGCTGCTCGCGCTCGGCGGAAACCTCGTTGCGGCTTTCTTTGCGGGAGGCTTCGTGTTCGCGGCGGCGACGACGCCGATTACATACTTCGGCATAAAAAAGCTCGTCGAAAAATACAGAAACAAAAACGCAAAGCAGGCGGCGGCAAAATAA
- a CDS encoding peptidylprolyl isomerase, translated as MNENTFVILKTTQGDIKLKLFPKIAPKACENFVKLAQKGYYDGIIFHRVIRDFMIQGGDPTGSGCGGQSVWGRAFEDECDPNVGFDKQGLLAMANAGPGTNGSQFFITTVPTPWLHMHHTIFGEVAEGYEVVKKIENCETGFMDRPVEEQKILSAEVVEA; from the coding sequence ATGAACGAAAACACTTTCGTAATTCTTAAAACAACACAGGGCGACATCAAGCTGAAGCTCTTCCCGAAAATCGCGCCCAAGGCGTGCGAAAACTTCGTTAAGCTCGCGCAAAAGGGCTACTACGACGGCATCATCTTCCACCGCGTAATCAGGGATTTCATGATTCAGGGCGGCGACCCCACGGGAAGCGGCTGCGGCGGACAGTCCGTCTGGGGACGCGCGTTCGAGGACGAGTGCGACCCCAACGTCGGCTTCGACAAGCAGGGACTTCTTGCAATGGCGAACGCAGGCCCCGGCACAAACGGCAGCCAGTTCTTCATCACGACAGTTCCCACGCCGTGGCTGCACATGCACCACACTATTTTCGGCGAAGTCGCCGAGGGCTACGAAGTCGTAAAGAAGATTGAAAACTGCGAAACGGGCTTCATGGACAGACCCGTCGAAGAGCAGAAAATTCTTTCGGCGGAAGTCGTCGAAGCGTAG
- the secA gene encoding preprotein translocase subunit SecA (functions in protein export; can interact with acidic membrane phospholipids and the SecYEG protein complex; binds to preproteins; binds to ATP and undergoes a conformational change to promote membrane insertion of SecA/bound preprotein; ATP hydrolysis appears to drive release of the preprotein from SecA and deinsertion of SecA from the membrane; additional proteins SecD/F/YajC aid SecA recycling; exists in an equilibrium between monomers and dimers; may possibly form higher order oligomers; in some organisms, there are paralogous proteins that have been found to be nonessential but do function in secretion of a subset of exported proteins), with product MANITSLFARLKNANFMRKTAKIIRNIERFEKQYAAFGKPDLPAKTGEFRRRIAGGERLEKILPEAFALARTAARLISGESFSVCGREEKWDMVHYRVQLQAGIALARNSVCEIATGEGKTLIATLPAFVYALFGRGCHIATVNEYLARRDCEWMRPLYSALGLSCDFVYAGQSAEDKKRAYLADITYGTAAEFGFDYLRDNSTTQSAGEKVQRGFFYCLVDEADSVLVDEARTPLIISGGDDEASENPFEKILPKIRALVAEQNKLCGAIAGEVLAKITKAGAFDESDLGKIAQVKYGAPRNKMLKRILKTGLANVALEKLQTALDTNLGEFKKREISEGLFYCVDEKNNTASLTKNGQDFLEPDNPDAFTFPDAEARLRAIDADASLSPAEKAARKSETAEAVSKTAERLQLVSQLLRAFSLYERDVDYIVRNGKIEIVDPNTGRVMEGRRWSDGLHQAVEAKEGLKIGAENITYATVSIQNYFRMYAYLSGMTGTASELSEEFAETYKMSALEIPPNKPCVRIDNPDIVFLTRAEKFARIVETVKSVRAQGRPVLVGTSSVEESETLSRMLKIAGVPHNLLNAKHDAREAELVARAGGRGMITIATNMAGRGTEIKLGDGVNELGGLFVIASEHNYSRRIDRQLMGRCARQGDNGQTQFIVSLEDEIFRKYADVSPFQNALQKRHRKGVPFYHPLFARLVEKTQDKLEGDYSAARKNMLRFDNPANKQRAATYAARDEILSDEQLGAFMSDALRRAVSDAVFEALPAEDMDISDADIAALEISLRSGFAFAADAFEFGVRRKADIAETLASRAEESLEKSLEIFGAENALKIKRYAALSALDSAWRDHLARLENLREAIYLRGYAQKDPYCEFEREAFDSFTEFWGGFRKSLFGRIKRFADNAAAAIPDSTSRERRKSLVR from the coding sequence ATGGCAAACATTACATCGCTGTTCGCGCGGTTGAAAAACGCGAATTTCATGCGCAAAACGGCAAAAATTATCCGCAACATAGAGCGGTTCGAAAAACAATACGCGGCTTTCGGAAAGCCCGACCTCCCCGCGAAGACGGGGGAATTCAGGCGCAGAATCGCGGGCGGCGAACGTCTTGAAAAAATCCTGCCCGAAGCGTTCGCGCTCGCGCGGACGGCGGCGCGGCTGATTTCGGGCGAAAGCTTTTCGGTCTGCGGACGCGAAGAAAAATGGGACATGGTGCATTACCGCGTCCAGTTGCAGGCGGGCATTGCGCTCGCCCGAAACTCCGTCTGCGAAATCGCGACGGGCGAGGGCAAAACGCTAATCGCAACTCTCCCCGCGTTCGTCTACGCGCTTTTCGGCAGGGGCTGCCACATCGCGACGGTCAACGAATACCTTGCGCGGCGCGACTGCGAGTGGATGCGCCCGCTCTACTCCGCTCTCGGGCTTTCGTGCGATTTCGTCTACGCGGGGCAGTCGGCGGAGGACAAAAAACGCGCCTACTTGGCAGACATAACCTACGGCACTGCCGCCGAATTCGGCTTCGACTATTTGCGCGACAACTCCACGACCCAATCCGCCGGCGAAAAGGTGCAGCGCGGATTCTTCTACTGCCTTGTCGACGAGGCCGACTCCGTACTTGTGGACGAAGCCCGCACGCCGCTCATAATTTCGGGCGGCGACGACGAAGCCTCGGAAAACCCCTTCGAAAAAATCCTGCCGAAAATACGCGCGCTCGTCGCCGAGCAGAACAAGCTATGCGGGGCAATCGCAGGCGAAGTCCTCGCAAAAATCACGAAAGCGGGCGCGTTCGACGAGTCCGACTTGGGGAAAATCGCGCAGGTAAAATACGGTGCGCCGCGCAACAAAATGCTCAAACGCATTCTAAAAACGGGGCTTGCCAATGTCGCGCTCGAAAAGCTCCAAACCGCGCTCGACACGAACTTGGGCGAATTCAAAAAGCGCGAAATCTCCGAAGGGCTGTTCTACTGCGTTGACGAAAAAAACAACACAGCCTCCCTCACGAAAAATGGGCAGGATTTCCTCGAACCCGACAACCCCGACGCTTTCACATTCCCCGACGCCGAAGCGAGGCTGCGGGCAATCGACGCCGACGCGTCGCTTTCGCCCGCCGAAAAGGCGGCGCGGAAATCCGAAACCGCCGAAGCCGTCTCGAAGACGGCGGAACGCCTGCAACTCGTCTCGCAGCTGCTCCGCGCGTTCTCGCTCTACGAGCGCGACGTAGACTACATTGTCCGCAACGGGAAAATCGAAATAGTAGACCCCAACACGGGCAGAGTCATGGAGGGACGCCGTTGGAGCGACGGGCTCCATCAGGCGGTGGAGGCCAAGGAGGGGCTGAAAATCGGCGCGGAAAACATCACCTACGCCACGGTTTCAATCCAAAACTATTTCCGCATGTACGCGTACCTTTCGGGCATGACTGGCACGGCGTCGGAGCTTTCCGAAGAATTCGCCGAAACCTACAAAATGTCCGCGCTCGAAATTCCGCCGAACAAGCCCTGCGTGCGAATCGACAACCCCGACATCGTTTTCCTAACGCGGGCGGAAAAATTCGCGCGGATTGTCGAAACCGTAAAATCGGTGCGGGCGCAGGGACGCCCCGTGCTCGTGGGAACGTCGAGCGTGGAGGAATCCGAAACGCTTTCGCGCATGCTGAAAATTGCGGGCGTACCCCACAACCTGCTCAACGCAAAGCACGACGCCCGCGAGGCGGAGCTTGTTGCGCGCGCGGGCGGGCGCGGCATGATTACGATAGCAACCAACATGGCGGGGCGCGGCACCGAAATCAAACTCGGCGACGGCGTAAACGAGCTTGGCGGACTTTTCGTGATAGCCTCCGAGCACAACTACTCGCGGCGAATAGACAGGCAGCTCATGGGCAGATGCGCCCGGCAGGGCGACAACGGGCAGACGCAGTTCATCGTCAGCTTGGAGGACGAAATTTTCCGCAAGTACGCCGACGTTTCGCCATTCCAGAACGCGCTTCAAAAAAGGCACCGCAAGGGCGTGCCGTTCTACCACCCGCTCTTTGCGCGGCTCGTCGAAAAGACGCAGGACAAATTGGAGGGCGACTACTCCGCCGCCCGCAAAAACATGCTTCGCTTCGACAATCCCGCCAACAAACAGCGAGCCGCCACATACGCCGCGCGCGACGAAATACTCTCAGACGAACAGCTCGGCGCGTTCATGTCCGACGCCCTGCGCCGCGCGGTATCCGACGCCGTTTTTGAGGCGCTCCCCGCCGAAGACATGGACATTTCCGACGCCGACATCGCGGCTCTCGAAATCTCCCTGCGCTCCGGGTTCGCGTTCGCCGCGGACGCGTTCGAATTCGGAGTCCGGCGAAAGGCGGACATCGCCGAAACGCTCGCAAGTCGGGCGGAGGAGTCGCTCGAAAAATCGCTCGAAATTTTCGGCGCGGAAAACGCGCTTAAAATCAAACGCTACGCCGCGCTGTCCGCGCTCGACTCGGCTTGGCGCGACCACCTTGCGCGGCTCGAAAACCTGCGCGAGGCAATCTACCTGCGCGGCTACGCCCAGAAAGACCCCTACTGCGAATTCGAGCGCGAGGCGTTCGACTCGTTCACGGAATTCTGGGGCGGTTTCAGAAAGTCGCTGTTCGGGCGCATAAAGCGGTTCGCCGACAACGCGGCGGCGGCAATCCCCGACTCTACCTCGCGCGAACGCCGAAAGAGCCTTGTGCGCTGA
- a CDS encoding FmdB family transcriptional regulator, giving the protein MPIYKYATIEADGSDGEIFEVEQSISSKPITKHPENGKPVRRIFDKPNINIEYTAGKEKSLSDMGRIRAAGFRVLKKDKISGKYYEEK; this is encoded by the coding sequence ATGCCGATTTACAAATACGCAACAATAGAGGCGGACGGCTCGGACGGCGAAATTTTCGAGGTCGAACAGTCCATCTCGTCGAAGCCGATAACAAAGCACCCCGAAAACGGCAAGCCCGTCAGGAGGATTTTCGACAAGCCCAACATCAATATAGAATATACCGCAGGCAAAGAGAAATCGCTTTCCGACATGGGGCGCATACGCGCCGCGGGCTTCCGCGTGCTGAAAAAAGACAAAATTTCGGGCAAATACTACGAGGAAAAATAG
- a CDS encoding glycoside hydrolase family 5 protein, which produces MMKFTTLVFFAFLLLSAAGLCAAEFDGFRCGMGVGGWLTNYKRPNVLPDDQKFKITVGDLEHFESYIAEADVAYIASLGFDHVRLGFDQIVVEESPRVYRESAMRQMQNFVKWAKAHKLNVVLNLHKAVGNYCDVPESATLLDSPELRARFVALWVEMERRFASEPQVAFELLNEVLNVPPEKWNSLAAETVAAIRAENPTRKIIVGSTSWNSAWRLKDLRLFDDPNVIYTFHFYEPYVFTHQRGVLQAKPLAYNRVMRYPSDIKPYAEFSEFCGDKNPYGSAERMDRAWLEKMLSPAIAFAKKHPEKILWCGEFGTIRHAPKESRENYMRDVISILKENGISYCVWNYLSTPNDGNRFSLVDDDTRKILSPELAEILVGRAK; this is translated from the coding sequence ATGATGAAATTTACGACACTCGTTTTTTTTGCATTTTTGCTTTTGTCTGCTGCGGGGCTTTGTGCCGCCGAGTTTGACGGCTTTCGCTGCGGCATGGGCGTAGGCGGCTGGCTGACAAACTACAAGCGTCCGAATGTTCTGCCCGACGACCAAAAGTTTAAAATCACCGTCGGCGACCTCGAACATTTCGAATCGTACATTGCCGAAGCCGATGTCGCATACATAGCGTCGCTCGGCTTCGACCATGTGCGCTTGGGCTTCGACCAAATCGTCGTGGAGGAGTCGCCGCGCGTCTACCGCGAGTCCGCAATGCGGCAGATGCAGAATTTTGTAAAATGGGCAAAGGCGCACAAGCTGAACGTCGTGCTGAACTTGCACAAGGCGGTCGGCAACTATTGCGACGTTCCCGAGAGCGCGACGCTCCTCGATTCTCCCGAACTGCGCGCGCGCTTTGTCGCGTTGTGGGTTGAGATGGAGCGCAGGTTTGCGTCCGAGCCGCAGGTTGCGTTCGAGCTTCTCAACGAGGTTCTGAACGTGCCGCCCGAAAAATGGAATTCGCTTGCGGCGGAAACGGTGGCGGCAATCCGCGCGGAAAACCCGACGCGCAAAATAATCGTCGGCTCCACGTCGTGGAATTCCGCGTGGCGGCTCAAAGACCTGCGGCTCTTCGACGACCCCAACGTAATCTACACATTTCATTTTTACGAGCCGTATGTCTTCACCCACCAGCGCGGCGTTTTGCAGGCAAAGCCGCTTGCCTACAACAGGGTTATGCGCTATCCGTCCGACATCAAGCCGTATGCGGAGTTTTCCGAATTTTGCGGAGACAAAAACCCCTACGGAAGCGCGGAGCGCATGGACAGGGCGTGGCTCGAAAAAATGCTCTCGCCGGCAATCGCGTTCGCAAAAAAACACCCCGAAAAAATTTTGTGGTGCGGCGAATTCGGGACAATCCGCCACGCGCCGAAAGAGTCGCGCGAAAACTACATGCGCGACGTAATTTCAATCCTCAAAGAAAACGGAATTTCCTATTGCGTCTGGAATTATCTTAGCACGCCCAACGACGGCAACAGGTTCAGCCTTGTGGACGACGACACGCGGAAAATTCTTTCGCCGGAGCTTGCGGAAATTCTCGTCGGTCGCGCAAAGTGA
- a CDS encoding LacI family DNA-binding transcriptional regulator, whose protein sequence is MPSKRKNLEAVAALAKCSASSVSRALSGSGYVSEKLRAKIRAAADKCGYRRNEPLSRTMSAVRSSRPNIETVAFVNTKSVRDVSKSYSAIARYVAAAKRQAERLGLNVCDIWLGEKNFTPSKFEKIMSARGIRGGIIFGHYYKDSIPENFKKVLGKFKFVSMGVRANAPVEKSVYMDRFLITRGFTERIIRAGYRRVGFVVERFADSYENGKFSGGFLRAQLARKNAHPIPPLFFGRDEKNNLKRLEEYIGRHSPDAVFSYSTDISDTIESADLRPSKKPKFFHYDERYFSPETGAIKNQSEVGKLAVLTLAEILRGYAAPVAETAIEPKWK, encoded by the coding sequence ATGCCCAGTAAGAGAAAAAACCTCGAAGCCGTTGCCGCGCTTGCAAAATGCTCCGCAAGCAGCGTGTCGCGCGCGCTGTCGGGTTCGGGATATGTGTCCGAAAAACTTCGGGCAAAAATACGCGCCGCCGCCGACAAGTGCGGATACAGGCGGAACGAGCCGCTTTCACGCACAATGTCGGCGGTGAGGTCATCGCGCCCGAACATCGAGACGGTCGCATTTGTAAACACAAAAAGCGTGCGCGACGTATCGAAATCGTATTCGGCAATAGCAAGGTATGTGGCGGCGGCAAAGCGGCAGGCGGAGCGGCTCGGTCTGAATGTGTGCGACATTTGGCTCGGCGAAAAAAATTTCACGCCAAGCAAGTTCGAGAAAATCATGTCGGCGAGGGGCATTCGCGGCGGGATTATTTTCGGGCACTACTACAAGGACAGCATTCCAGAAAACTTCAAAAAGGTTCTCGGCAAATTCAAGTTCGTATCGATGGGCGTGCGGGCTAACGCGCCCGTGGAGAAGTCGGTCTACATGGACAGGTTTTTGATTACGCGCGGCTTCACAGAGCGCATAATCCGCGCGGGATACAGGCGCGTCGGGTTTGTCGTGGAGCGCTTTGCCGACAGCTACGAAAACGGGAAATTTTCGGGCGGCTTTTTGCGCGCGCAGCTTGCGCGCAAAAACGCGCATCCGATTCCGCCGCTGTTTTTCGGGCGCGACGAAAAAAACAACTTGAAGCGGCTTGAGGAATACATAGGCAGGCATTCGCCCGACGCGGTTTTCAGCTATTCGACGGATATTTCCGACACAATCGAAAGCGCGGATTTGCGCCCGTCAAAAAAGCCGAAATTCTTCCACTACGACGAACGCTATTTTTCGCCCGAAACGGGAGCGATAAAAAATCAAAGCGAAGTCGGGAAGCTTGCGGTTCTTACGCTTGCAGAAATTTTGCGCGGATACGCCGCGCCCGTCGCCGAAACCGCAATAGAGCCGAAGTGGAAATAA
- a CDS encoding site-2 protease family protein: MDLLSEIRTGGILYILLLIAITMHEYGHAIVADKLGDRLPRMDGRTTLNPIVHMDMLGTVILPILTIALTMRSGFPMVFGWGKPVRIMLDNPATRKRVDFLSTLGGVSMNLVLAGVSAALLAAFEIAKLPDFAEVAALSIYVNCVLFVINMIPVPPLDGSVFLRRFTNISEETLAAVSRWGIVILLVLLNVPLTSKIIMSAVGYLAALFFAGASLAISIFK, translated from the coding sequence ATGGACCTTCTTTCGGAAATAAGAACGGGCGGAATCCTCTACATTCTGCTTCTTATTGCAATCACCATGCACGAATACGGGCACGCAATCGTTGCCGACAAGCTCGGCGACAGGCTTCCGCGCATGGACGGGCGCACGACGCTCAACCCGATTGTGCACATGGACATGCTGGGAACCGTAATCCTGCCGATTCTTACAATCGCGCTTACTATGCGAAGCGGCTTCCCGATGGTCTTCGGCTGGGGAAAGCCTGTGCGGATTATGCTCGACAACCCCGCGACGCGCAAACGCGTAGACTTCCTTTCGACGCTCGGCGGGGTATCGATGAACCTTGTTTTGGCGGGCGTGTCGGCGGCGTTGCTTGCGGCGTTCGAAATCGCGAAACTCCCCGATTTTGCGGAGGTCGCCGCGCTTTCGATTTACGTCAACTGCGTGCTTTTCGTCATAAACATGATTCCCGTGCCGCCGCTCGACGGCAGCGTATTTTTGCGCCGTTTCACGAACATTTCGGAGGAGACGCTCGCGGCGGTGTCGCGCTGGGGAATCGTGATTCTGCTCGTTCTGCTGAACGTGCCGCTTACGTCGAAAATCATAATGTCGGCGGTCGGATACCTCGCCGCGCTGTTTTTCGCGGGGGCGTCGCTTGCAATTTCAATCTTCAAATAA
- a CDS encoding zinc ribbon domain-containing protein translates to MPIYEYKCKKCGESFEALVRGTQKPACPKCGSKNLSKLVSGFAVSVKSSAACKHSGGGGHSHGCCCGHCGCGH, encoded by the coding sequence ATGCCAATCTACGAATACAAGTGCAAAAAATGCGGCGAAAGCTTCGAAGCCCTCGTCCGCGGAACGCAAAAACCCGCATGCCCCAAATGCGGGTCGAAGAACCTTTCGAAGCTCGTGTCGGGCTTTGCGGTGTCGGTAAAATCGTCGGCGGCGTGCAAACATTCGGGCGGCGGCGGACACTCGCACGGCTGCTGCTGCGGACACTGCGGCTGCGGACACTAA
- a CDS encoding DUF4032 domain-containing protein, producing the protein MTKRTRLKSTTPDDTSLRRSSVYREFLAEREEILKHKWLESEKAGHDIGYDRALLDWIMNHREKWRAAHRAESK; encoded by the coding sequence ATGACCAAACGAACAAGGCTGAAATCGACTACTCCCGACGATACGTCGTTGCGCCGTTCGAGCGTTTACCGCGAATTTCTCGCGGAGCGCGAGGAAATTCTCAAACACAAATGGCTCGAATCCGAAAAGGCGGGGCATGACATCGGCTACGACAGAGCCCTTCTCGATTGGATTATGAACCATCGCGAAAAGTGGCGCGCCGCACACCGCGCGGAGTCGAAATAA
- a CDS encoding sodium ion-translocating decarboxylase subunit beta, producing the protein MWAIVCALFYLAVCKEFEPLLLIPIAFGALLANLPTEGVVNKPAGAVISPEAAIVKNVFVSKGDAVFVPRVVKHLPKTVGEIAAESGLPPDKAGRAVADYFEELADITSPEGRSDVFKKAKGIPDLLAVVSPSKSAGTQAASEKFEVDFRGQKLLLGADDILVWASASGDVVEVAASAGDRLENGETIVDVYSPRTGGLYYYLQMGVLLEIFPPLIFLGVGALTDFGPLIANPKTLILGGAAQFGVFATFIGAMFLKFTAPEAASIGIIGGADGPTSIFITNKLAPDLLAPIAVAAYSYMALVPIIQPPIMRALTTEAERKIRMKSMRKVGKVEKLVFALVVSITCILLVPDVSALVGMLMLGNFLRECGVCERLSKAAQNELINVTTIFLGTSVGITMTGDRFIRVETLSILALGVVAFGFSTAAGVVMAKCMNLFLKDKINPLIGSAGVSAVPMAARVSQIEGQKADPSNFLLMHAMGPNVAGVIGTALVAGYFISTIAAK; encoded by the coding sequence ATGTGGGCGATCGTGTGCGCGCTCTTCTACCTTGCGGTTTGCAAGGAGTTCGAGCCGCTTCTTCTAATCCCCATCGCGTTCGGCGCGCTGCTTGCCAACCTCCCCACGGAGGGCGTCGTGAACAAGCCCGCGGGGGCGGTAATTTCGCCCGAAGCCGCGATTGTAAAAAACGTTTTCGTCTCGAAAGGCGACGCGGTTTTCGTGCCGCGCGTTGTAAAGCATTTGCCGAAAACCGTCGGGGAAATAGCGGCGGAGTCGGGGCTTCCGCCGGATAAGGCGGGACGCGCGGTCGCCGACTATTTCGAAGAACTCGCCGACATCACCTCGCCCGAAGGGCGTTCCGACGTCTTCAAAAAGGCGAAGGGCATTCCGGATTTGCTTGCGGTAGTTTCGCCCTCAAAGAGCGCGGGAACACAGGCGGCGTCCGAAAAATTCGAAGTCGATTTCAGGGGGCAAAAGCTCCTGCTCGGCGCGGACGACATTCTTGTCTGGGCGTCGGCGTCGGGCGACGTCGTGGAAGTCGCGGCGTCGGCTGGCGACAGGCTCGAAAACGGCGAGACAATCGTAGACGTGTACAGCCCGCGCACGGGCGGTCTGTACTACTACCTGCAAATGGGCGTGCTGCTCGAAATCTTCCCGCCGTTGATTTTCCTCGGCGTCGGCGCGTTGACGGACTTCGGCCCGCTTATCGCAAACCCCAAGACGCTCATTCTCGGCGGCGCGGCGCAGTTCGGGGTTTTCGCGACGTTCATCGGCGCGATGTTCCTTAAATTCACCGCTCCCGAAGCCGCGTCAATAGGCATTATCGGCGGCGCGGACGGGCCGACTTCGATTTTCATAACCAACAAGCTCGCGCCCGATTTGCTTGCGCCGATTGCCGTCGCCGCGTACAGCTACATGGCTCTTGTGCCGATTATCCAGCCGCCGATTATGCGCGCGCTCACAACCGAGGCGGAACGCAAAATCAGAATGAAGAGCATGCGCAAGGTAGGAAAAGTGGAAAAGCTCGTGTTTGCGCTCGTGGTTTCAATCACCTGCATTCTGCTTGTGCCCGACGTCTCCGCGCTTGTCGGCATGCTCATGCTCGGCAATTTCCTGCGCGAATGCGGCGTCTGCGAACGCCTCAGCAAGGCGGCGCAAAACGAGCTTATAAATGTAACGACGATTTTCCTCGGAACGTCGGTCGGCATCACGATGACGGGCGACAGGTTCATACGCGTCGAAACGCTTTCGATTCTCGCGCTGGGCGTCGTGGCGTTCGGCTTCTCCACGGCGGCGGGGGTCGTCATGGCAAAGTGCATGAACCTGTTCCTCAAAGACAAAATCAACCCTCTCATCGGCTCGGCGGGAGTCTCGGCGGTGCCCATGGCGGCAAGAGTCTCGCAAATCGAGGGACAAAAAGCCGACCCGTCGAACTTCCTGCTCATGCACGCAATGGGCCCGAACGTCGCGGGGGTTATCGGCACCGCGCTCGTCGCGGGATACTTCATTTCGACGATAGCTGCGAAATAA